Proteins co-encoded in one Theileria equi strain WA chromosome 3, complete sequence genomic window:
- a CDS encoding helicase family member protein (encoded by transcript BEWA_011430A) produces the protein MVPSNEDAPEPVFTFGKHRGRTFLDVYNNDVNYVNWMKSLSDPSDKVLEFCNFIANYETGIKVTNSNCEGQSFDSDTTFNSPNVPSLDHAIKPYSSNTHTPKRSLSDLKNQENYKETLCMSSEKVGSLNKRQKYSTMPTSNDSSIQQFSPSEFNSPSLQDIFNSLESKNESCVTTQTPGDTTHFLEFEGVIALVLYSESEFYISYCKSINANYTRWSYYVPPQLYEHLNKLCLTTTQRLIAKDKCTTYKASDYNLVLKSLRNVIRDKSQIETIPNFILRTFPSFSSYAKDSKLPQKTMETLFDNQSPYTKRNAPNLSSLIGEELYRELKPFQHEGVEFGIRKNGRVLIGDEMGLGKTLQALAISAFYSIDWPMMIVCPSSLRFQWRDQCIRWLPHLVDHGDIFLVKNGRNDIPLHAKVVIISYDLLTKNERFRHNYRVIVIDESHYLKNRLAKRTKQIVPLIRMAKRAILLSGTPALNLPSELYEQISCIIPEFSSYNNFVERYCEKKKNWYTNKMEYVGSKHTHELHLFLVKTVMIRRLKENVLHELPPKIRSKIPIELPPSFLKSCKAALSPLETRILSDKDSDNFEEEFKSFQDIFRMTGEAKCKGVCQYIEHLIDTNIKFLIFAHHMIVMDSIEDKLKEKGANYIRIDGSTSLDKREAYVNLFQTDKHCKIALLSLSACGVGLNLTASSTVVFAELFWVPGQMIQAEDRAHRLGTKHTSINIHYLIAENSVEETVWKVINRKWETITSTLNGQISNLILSKDDKKNIPQNQHSITKMFNL, from the coding sequence ATGGTACCATCTAATGAAGATGCGCCTGAACCTGTGTTTACATTTGGTAAACACAGAGGACGCACTTTTCTTGACGTATATAACAACGACGTGAATTACGTAAATTGGATGAAGTCATTATCGGATCCCTCAGATAAAGTCTTAgaattttgcaatttcATAGCTAACTATGAAACAGGTATTAAAGTAACCAATTCAAATTGCGAAGGTCAGTCATTTGATTCCGATACTACATTTAATTCGCCTAATGTGCCTTCTCTGGACCATGCGATAAAACCTTATTCTTCTAACACACATACTCCAAAACGCAGCCTATCTGATTTAAAAAATCAAGAAAATTACAAGGAAACGCTTTGTATGTCTAGTGAAAAGGTAGGATCCCTCAATAAGAGGCAAAAATACTCAACGATGCCTACATCAAATGATTCCTCTATTCAGCAATTTTCCCCCAGCGAATTTAATTCGCCATCTTTACAGGATATTTTCAATTCTTTGGAATCTAAAAATGAAAGCTGTGTGACTACGCAAACCCCTGGAGATACTACACACTTCTTAGAATTTGAAGGAGTTATTGCTCTGGTGCTCTACTCTGAATCGGAATTCTACATAAGTTACTGCAAATCGATTAACGCGAATTATACCAGGTGGAGCTATTACGTACCACCTCAATTGTATGAGCACCTAAATAAACTATGTCTTACCACAACTCAGAGACTAATAGCAAAGGACAAATGTACAACATATAAAGCTTCAGACTATAATTTGGTGCTAAAATCTTTGCGTAATGTCATACGTGACAAAAGTCAAATAGAAACTATACCAAATTTTATTTTAAGAACatttccttcattttcatcatacGCCAAAGACTCTAAGTTACCTCAAAAAACGATGGAAACGCTCTTCGATAATCAGAGTCCATACACAAAAAGAAATGCTCCAAATCTTTCTAGCCTGATTGGAGAAGAACTTTACAGAGAGCTTAAACCATTCCAACATGAAGGTGTAGAATTTGGTATAAGAAAAAATGGTAGAGTATTAATAGGGGATGAAATGGGTCTAGGAAAAACACTACAAGCACTTGCAATATCGGCATTTTATTCAATCGACTGGCCAATGATGATCGTTTGTCCATCATCACTCAGATTTCAATGGCGTGATCAGTGTATACGTTGGTTACCACACTTAGTGGACCATGGTGATATATTCCTTGTAAAAAACGGAAGAAATGATATTCCCTTACATGCAAAAGTTGTTATAATTTCTTATGATTTATTAACCAAAAATGAGAGATTTAGACATAATTATAGAGTTATTGTGATAGATGAGTCACACTATCTTAAAAATCGTCTAGCAAAGAGAACAAAGCAAATTGTGCCACTAATTAGAATGGCTAAACGTGCGATTTTACTCTCAGGTACACCCGCATTAAATCTTCCTTCCGAATTATATGAACAAATTTCGTGTATAATACCTGAATTTTCATCATATAACAATTTTGTTGAACGTTATTGtgagaagaaaaagaattGGTATACAAATAAAATGGAATATGTCGGATCAAAGCATACACACGAGCTTCACCTATTTCTAGTTAAAACGGTCATGATACGTCGATTGAAAGAAAATGTTTTGCATGAACTTCCACCGAAAATACGCTCTAAAATACCGATTGAACTTCCCCCAAGCTTTCTAAAATCTTGTAAGGCCGCTCTAAGTCCATTGGAAACAAGAATACTCTCTGATAAGGATTCTGACAATTTCGAAGAAGAGTTCAAAAGCTTTCAAGATATTTTCAGAATGACTGGTGAAGCAAAATGCAAGGGAGTTTGTCAATATATTGAGCATTTGATAGATACAAATATcaaatttttaatatttgcGCATCATATGATCGTTATGGATTCTATAGAAGACAAACTCAAAGAAAAAGGTGCGAACTATATACGCATAGATGGTTCAACAAGTCTTGACAAAAGAGAAGCCTATGTAAATCTATTTCAGACCGATAAACACTGTAAAATTGCACTGCTATCACTATCCGCATGCGGAGTGGGCCTCAATCTCACTGCATCATCAACGGTGGTCTTCGCCGAATTATTCTGGGTCCCAGGTCAAATGATTCAGGCGGAAGATAGGGCGCACAGACTAGGAACAAAACATACAAGCATAAACATTCATTACCTAATCGCCGAAAATTCGGTAGAAGAAACAGTTTGGAAAGTTATAAATCGCAAATGGGAAACAATAACATCTACACTTAATGGTCAAATATCAAATCTTATCCTTTCCAAGGATGACAAAAAAAACATACCACAGAACCAACACTCTatcacaaaaatgttcaaCTTATAA
- a CDS encoding S1 RNA binding domain-containing protein (encoded by transcript BEWA_011440A), with product MFDDELVDRIGYEAVEKSPEKHPIMLHNLSKRLVKAMVNHDMDLLNEDPDNHSKNREENFRISKNYKRLNPDFYTIGEVVKGRVYMVFPTYALVDIGSVCYGVLHARDMSNSWINRADMDLTPGDIISVYIKAVNSQRPTIRLSLRPLSDISLPGRRPLHSFKIEEQVTGRVTRRSPLGFYVDIGATVDAFLHNSDRKLSKKFTGEERLHLKIGTRVPILYIKGIDFIKNRIQVSENSLQEELNKRLVTGDETLGHQAAYLKCAKRDFMNELRVDELEKMKQIGGYDSLLSEIGGHRNHTTEYILYLENLRKKKELEKQQEQLFQDTSTKEKLRRDKERFNKLGYEIADLNEVSIEPKPFERSIYKYADSCVWSSKVYTPFNITDTDSYFNAVTDELTSALRDVQGENFNFASELGIPDNDLSKDRHELIEYLWTAFRAPPSELSTIPNESNDEILIDDILEVPIDDSTRIKERNERLSKIISELESTGDPEYKEFAEILRETKIPNPFAHSRKLFDDEKSAIKGASALFGEDVSDWTERARRLVLSDPSKLEEIMSNNLGGSLAYSDSVSDVPLDVLETEGDDNQGFVKPIITQGDLLGSKNDSRSVGYDNTSFDSDHGFTKDNRDTKNSSYSAYDGSIDTNYTDDFNVLEKKKSKFERINFHKLCNVLEKDLQGYEDKLSKVDLLIKKEFPTTVKNSYEEKVPSEYECYGIASILQGIKETTEKSQQGEAVSDDSKFSYMPNYLKMRDSLKEANMSSDVCSIASEQIIDASNTSEDCTKTEGSLETFDFGFDDLDEDSSEDSARMLKYLLKSKKGIKQLARFARRFLSPNELKYLDGSGNNPRDEEELAAILRSKGKKQEKTNYTYYPEGITNYVPPKDNRTEDKKIIDSKRRLENLKKNRRFLMMLRRLDIDPNNLSFDNILDKLPRQFVFERLPPFKKLKNS from the exons ATGTTTGATGATGAGCTAGTAGATAGGATAGGATATGAAGCAGTGGAAAAATCTCCGGAAAAACATCCAATAATGCTTCATAATTTGAGCAAAAGGCTAGTGAAGGCTATGGTAAATCACGATATGGACCTATTAAATGAAGATCCTGATAACCATAGTAAAAACCGAGAAGAG AAttttagaatctccaaGAACTACAAGCGCCTGAATCCAGACTTTTATACCATAGGTGAAGTGGTAAAGGGGAGAGTATACATGGTTTTTCCAACTTATGCACTTGTTGATATCGGATCTGTTTGTTACGGCGTTTTGCACGCTAGAGATATGAGTAATTCCTGGATTAATAGAGCGGATATGGACCTTACTCCTGGTGATATAATTTCAGTTTATATAAAAGCTGTCAATTCGCAAAGACCTACTATTCGTTTATCATTACGTCCATTATCAGATATTTCATTGCCTGGCAGAAGACCTTTGCATTCATTCAAGATTGAAGAACAAGTTACAGGTCGCGTAACTAGAAGGTCGCCCCTTGGGTTTTACGTTGATATTGGAGCTACAGTTGATGCCTTTTTACACAATAGTGATAgaaaactttccaaaaagtttACTGGGGAGGAAAGGCTTCACCTTAAGATTGGCACAAGGGTACCGATATTGTATATTAAAGGGATcgattttataaaaaacaGAATCCAAGTCTCTGAAAACTCCCTGCAAGAAGAATTAAATAAACGCCTTGTCACGGGGGATGAAACACTTGGGCACCAAGCTGCTTATTTAAAGTGTGCTAAACGTGATTTTATGAATGAACTTAGAGTAGATGAactggaaaagatgaaaCAGATTGGTGGATATGATTCCTTGTTATCAGAAATAGGTGGACATCGTAATCATACTACAGAATATATATTGTATTTAGAGAACCTTAGAAAAAAAAAAGAACTGGAAAAACAACAGGAGCAACTATTTCAGGACACATCTACCAAGGAAAAATTACGGCGTGATAAAGAGAGATTTAATAAACTAGGTTATGAAATAGCTGATTTGAATGAAGTTTCTATTGAGCCAAAGCCATTCGAAAGAAGTATCTATAAGTATGCTGACTCATGTGTATGGAGCAGTAAGGTTTACACTCCTTTCAATATAACTGATACAgattcatattttaatgctGTAACAGATGAATTAACATCAGCTTTGCGGGATGTACAAGgagaaaattttaattttgCTTCAGAGTTGGGTATTCCAGATAATGATCTATCTAAAGATCGCCATGAACTTATAGAATATCTTTGGACGGCATTTAGGGCTCCACCAAGTGAATTGAGTACCATTCCGAATGAGTCTAACGATGAAATTCTCattgatgatattttgGAGGTACCAATTGATGATAGTACCCGTATAAAGGAGCGTAATGAACGTCTTTCCAAGATTATTTCAGAGTTAGAAAGTACAGGAGAtccagaatataaagaatttGCGGAGATTTTGAGAGAAACTAAGATTCCAAATCCTTTCGCCCATTCAAGGAAACtttttgatgatgaaaaatcAGCTATTAAGGGTGCTTCCGCACTTTTTGGTGAAGACGTATCTGATTGGACAGAGAGAGCTAGGCGTTTGGTTCTTTCCGATCCTTCAAAATTGGAGGAAATAATGTCAAATAATCTGGGTGGTAGCCTTGCATATTCTGATTCCGTGTCTGATGTACCTTTGGACGTTCTAGAAACTGAAGGGGATGACAATCAAGGTTTTGTGAAACCAATCATCACTCAAGGTGATTTGCTTGGAAGTAAGAATGATTCCCGAAGTGTTGGCTATGATAACACATCCTTTGATAGTGATCATGGATTTACCAAAGACAATAGAGACACTAAAAATTCGTCATATTCTGCGTACGATGGTTCTATTGATACGAATTACACGGATGATTTCAATGTATTAGAGAAAAAGAAATCCAAATTTGAGCGAATTAATTTTCATAAACTTTGTAATGTTTTAGAAAAAGACTTACAAGGTTATGAAGATAAATTGTCTAAAGTGGATCTTTTAATCAAAAAGGAGTTTCCCACTACAGTAAAGAACAGTTATGAAGAAAAAGTCCCTTCTGAATATGAATGTTATGGGATAGCTTCTATACTACAGGGCATTAAAGAAACTACAGAAAAATCACAACAGGGTGAGGCTGTTTCTGATGATTCTAAGTTCTCATATATGCCAAACTATTTGAAAATGCGAGATTCGTTGAAAGAAGCAAATATGTCGTCTGATGTATGTTCAATAGCATCAGAACAAATTATTGATGCATCAAATACATCTGAGGACTGCACTAAAACTGAGGGTTCTTTGGAGACTTTTGATTTTGGTTTTGATGATTTagatgaggattccagcgaAGATTCCGCTAGAATGTTGAAATATTTGCTTAAATCTAAAAAAGGTATTAAACAACTTGCACGTTTTGCTAGAAGGTTTCTTTCACCAAATGAGCTCAAGTATTTAGATGGATCAGGAAATAATCCAAGAGACGAAGAAGAGCTTGCAGCCATACTTAGAAGCAAGGGGAAGAAGCAAGAGAAAACGAATTACACGTATTACCCCGAGGGAATAACTAATTATGTACCTCCAAAAGACAATCGCACAGAAGATAAAAAGATTATTGATTCTAAAAGGAGACTGgaaaatttgaaaaagAATCGCAGGTTTTTAATGATGCTTAGGAGATTGGATATTGATCCAAATAATCTATCGTTTGATAACATATTGGACAAATTACCTCGACAGTTTGTATTCGAGAGGTTACCACCATTTAAAAAACTAAAAAATAGTTAA